Proteins encoded in a region of the Neoarius graeffei isolate fNeoGra1 chromosome 3, fNeoGra1.pri, whole genome shotgun sequence genome:
- the zfyve1 gene encoding zinc finger FYVE domain-containing protein 1, producing MSGAGDKDVNGVLVCQESYACGGSDEAAYECDECSSLQCTRCELELHRQERMRNHDRVRIAPGHVPFCDQCKGHAGSPTNGSRHRAVVRCQGCKINLCLDCQKRTHSGVNKRKHPIFVYPPCKAPEKNPNADGELDDGKAQLEKVLSFLLVDEKEEMQVKDADEFVSRLGCAPDELLKVVSIFGNTGEGKSHTLNHTFFRGREVFKTSPTQESCTVGVWAAMDPLHKIVVVDTEGLLGAGANQGQRIRLLLKVLAVSDLVIYRTHTDRLHDDLFKFLGDASDAYLKHFTKELKATTARCGLDVPLSTLGPAVIIFHETVHTKLLGSDKPSESAERLLQERFRKLGLFPEAFSSIQYRGTRTYNPPTDFSGLLHSVELQLDNTTTRSPRTANVIYKALNALSERFSGEIPDEHLSSNSFFPDEYFTCSSICLSCGSGCKNSMNHLREGVNHEAKHRCRYSAHYDNRIYTCKACYESGKEVIVVPKTTASSDSPWFGLAIYAWSGYVIECPNCSVIYRSRQYWYGNQDPVDTVVRTEIHHVWPGSNGFSKDNNNAAQRLLDGVNYMAQSVSELSVKPAKAVTSWLTDQIAPAYWKPNSLILNCSKCGEAFDDSDTKHHCRACGEGFCDGCSSKSRPVPERGWGLTPVRVCDACFQNRGIPEELLDAALEEEESGTLIARKVGEAVQNTLGAVVTAIDIPLGLVKDAARPAYWVPDQDIRCCHQCQREFNARLSIHHCRACGQGVCDGCSPDRRAVPSRGWDHPVRVCVTCNEKPGDL from the exons ATGAGTGGGGCTGGAGATAAGGACGTAAACGGGGTTCTGGTTTGTCAGGAGAGTTATGCATGTGGCGGATCAGATGAAGCCGCTTACGAGTGCGATGAATGCAGTAGCTTACAGTGCACACGGTGCGAACTAGAGCTCCATCGCCAGGAGCGCATGCGCAATCACGACCGGGTTCGGATCGCACCGGGGCACGTGCCGTTCTGCGACCAGTGCAAAGGACACGCGGGCAGTCCGACTAACGGGTCCCGGCACAGGGCCGTGGTGCGCTGTCAGGGCTGCAAGATCAATTTATGCCTGGACTGTCAGAAGCGGACACACAGCGGCGTGAACAAGAGGAAACACCCAATCTTTGTTTATCCTCCGTGCAAAGCTCCGGAAAAGAACCCCAACGCAGATGGAGAGTTAGATGATGGAAAAGCTCAGCTGGAAAAAGTTCTCAGCTTCCTCCTGGTGGATGAGAAAGAAGAGATGCAG GTGAAGGACGCAGACGAGTTCGTCAGCAGGCTGGGTTGCGCCCCGGACGAGCTCCTAAAAGTGGTGTCTATCTTCGGGAACACGGGCGAGGGCAAATCCCACACCCTCAACCATACGTTCTTCAGAGGACGGGAGGTGTTCAAGACGTCTCCCACGCAGGAGTCCTGCACGGTGGGCGTGTGGGCGGCGATGGACCCGCTACATAAAATAGTGGTCGTGGACACCGAGGGGCTCCTGGGAGCTGGAGCTAACCAGGGCCAGCGCATTCGTCTCCTGCTGAAGGTCCTGGCCGTGTCCGACCTGGTGATTTACCGCACGCACACCGACCGGCTGCACGACGACCTCTTCAAGTTCCTGGGCGACGCCTCGGACGCGTATTTAAAGCATTTCACCAAGGAGCTGAAAGCCACCACGGCCCGGTGTGGTCTGGACGTGCCACTTTCCACTCTGGGCCCGGCTGTGATCATCTTTCATGAGACGGTCCACACCAAATTACTGGGCTCAG ATAAGCCCTCAGAATCGGCAGAACGGCTTCTCCAGGAGCGTTTCCGAAAGCTTGGCCTCTTCCCCGAGGCGTTCAGCTCTATCCAGTACAGAGGCACTCGAACCTACAACCCTCCGACCGATTTCAGCGGCCTGCTGCATAGCGTGGAGCTGCAGCTGGACAACACCACCACGCGCTCGCCACGAACAGCCAACGTAATCTACAAAGCGCTAAAC GCCCTGAGTGAGCGGTTCAGTGGCGAGATCCCTGATGAACACCTGTCCAGTAACTCCTTCTTCCCTGATGAGTATTTTACCTGCTCCAGCATCTGTCTGAGCTGTGG CTCGGGCTGCAAGAACAGCATGAACCACCTACGGGAGGGTGTGAACCATGAGGCCAAGCACCGCTGCCGCTACTCCGCCCACTACGACAACCGCATCTACACCTGCAAG GCGTGCTACGAGAGCGGCAAGGAGGTGATCGTGGTTCCTAAGACCACAGCGTCCTCGGACTCGCCCTGGTTTGGTCTGGCAATTTATGCCTGGTCTGG GTATGTGATCGAGTGTCCGAACTGTTCAGTGATCTACAGGAGCAGGCAGTACTGGTACGGGAACCAGGACCCTGTCGAcaccgtggtccgaacagagatacACCATGTTTGGCCTGGG TCAAATGGATTCTCAAAGGACAACAACAACGCTGCACAGAGGCTGCTGGACGGAGTGAACTACATGGCTCAGTCAGTGTCCGAACTCAGCGTCAAGCCCGCCAAAGCCGTCACTTCATGGCTCACCGACCAGATCGCCCCCGCTTACTGGAAACCCAACTCGCTCATCCTT AACTGTTCCAAGTGTGGCGAGGCCTTCGACGACAGCGATACGAAGCACCACTGTCGGGCGTGCGGAGAAGGCTTCTGTGACGGCTGCTCGTCGAAAAGCAGACCCGTACCGGAGAGAGGATGGGGACTGACGCCGGTCAGGGTGTGTGACGCCTGCTTCCAAAACCGAGGGATCCCAGAGG AGCTGCTGGACGCTGCTTTGGAGGAAGAGGAGAGCGGGACGCTGATCGCCAGGAAAGTCGGAGAGGCCGTACAGAACACTTTAGGAGCCGTGGTCACTGCCATAGACATCCCTCTGG